The Tolypothrix sp. PCC 7712 region TATACAGAAAAGTTGCGTGGGTTTCCCGAATTTAGCAAACTTTTCAAGACAGATTTTGGATTGAAAGATTGAGATTTAAAAAATGGTAAAAGACCCTAATCTTAACGCCACTTGCTTCTGTTGGTATTTCCCTAAGACCAAAGTAGCTCAACTAAAAAACTTGTGTTGCAAAGTTATAAGCAAAGGTAGCTTCTGCTTAGACTTGCTGTAAAATCCATCATCCAAAATTCTGTCTTCCTGTCCCTGCTGTCAAGCCTGGGGGAAATCTCAAATTGAGAAGTTATTACTCAGCAATCACATGCAGATGCCCACCTGATTTTTGCATACCCTTCCATTATTTAAGTAAAAACTCGGACAGGCGTAAAGCCTTTGTAAAAACCATACATATATCTGTGAATTTTGTATAAAGTATTGCATTTCAGCATCAAGAACACTTTATCTAACCTAAAGGTAGATGACGGCAACTTTTTATACTAATAGTTGTAGGAAATTTAAGCTTTGTTATATCAATTGAGCTTGAAAACCTTTAATAGAAGGCTGTTTCAAGCTGATCAAGCCATACTAGCTACGACCATTTAATGTTACAGGCTGTAAACAAACTTCATCTTTTATCGTTGAAGCAGACTGTTGAGAATACAACCCACCAAAGAAGTATTTCTGAAATGCAATGCAGACATTCAGTAGTCAAATTTCACCTATATAGCCATGTACTTGCTTGATAATTAAAAGTGCGATCGCACTTTTAATCACATCAGCAATTTTTTCCATATCAGAAATTTAAAGGAAAAGTGAACCAAGGTAAAACCCTTAAACGTTCCCGTAAAAAATTTATATAGTTCAGTTTCATCCCGGCTATTTACCTTTTGCTCTACTCTCGTAATGAGTAACCAACACCACGCACAGTATAAATTAAGCGTTTTTCTTTATTTTCTTCCAATTTCAGGCGTAAATAGCGAATATAAACTTCAATAATATTAGAATCTCCCATAAAGTCGTAACCCCAAACTTTCTCGAGAATTTGGTCTCTAGTAAACACCTGGCGGGGATGACTCATGAGATACTCTAACAGGTCAAATTCTTTTGCGGTTAACTCAATTGCCCGTTTACCGCGAAAGACTTGACGAGTGCGACGGTTTAAACTCAAATCCTCAAACTGGGAAACATCCTCATCTGTTTCTTGGGTGCGGCGGAGATGGGCGCGAATTCTCGCCAATAGTTCTTCGATGCTAAATGGTTTAACTACATAATCATCAGCACCAGCATCTAAACCAGCCACGCGATCACTAACTTCATCTTTGGCTGTTAATAAGATCACCGGCATTGAGTTACCAGTGGCGCGCAAACGACGACAGATTTCTAAACCCGTAAGCCCTGGTAGCATCCAATCGAGAATTGCTAAATCCGGAGACAAGTCTCTTGCCAAGGTCAAGCCGAGGATACCATCATTGGCTACACTTACTTGATATCCTTCACTATTCAATTCCAATTCCACAAATCGCGCCAGCTTAACTTCATCTTCAACTAAAAGGATGTGCGCTGTCATATTTTTTCCTCAAGTAGCCTCATCGATGCAGGTAATGGGTAATTGGTGATTGGTAATTGGACTATTCTCAATTCTTTGCCTACAAAGGACAGAGAAATATTGATGTCGTAGTTCAGGTGTAGGAAGTGATGTTAGCAGCATCTGTATGCTCAACCTCTAAGCAGTTCATAATTTACTTTTATCGATAATTATGGAGAATTTTAGATTAATTGGGATATTTCCACCAGCATTTTATCTATTAATATCCCTTAATCTAATTCACGCTGCATCTTTCCCTATTTTTATACCTAGACAATTATATGATTATTTACAAATGAGAGTCTGAAAATCTCTCTCCTCTGCTTCTGCTTCTGCGAATCTTACAAATTACGAATTATTAATTACTAGCTTGGCACAACACTAATATTTAGGTATAATAATTTTGTGGCACTTGCAGTTAAGGAAACAAGTGCAAACAAAAAAGTGCCCACACACAATTTAACCCCATCCAAAATAGAGAAAAGGGCAAGCAGTGGGACACAAGACAAATCATTCAAAAACCAATACACAGCATTTTTAAGCCCAAAGGAATAAAGATTAATTTCTAGGCTGTGCGACTTTATATTAAGTAGAGATTTGTTTCGGTTCTATGTATTAATTTGTTTCATCAGCTATGTTGTTTTTTCCTAGCATCCTGTAAGCAGATCATTGCTTAGACAAGAGCCTGTTAGTACCTAGCAGGACTACAATCAGCAATAATAGCTGGATTTGCCAAGGTGCTAATACCAAACTCAAAATAAAACAAATGAATCCAAATACACCAGCGATGTATGCTATTTCATCAGTAGATTGTTTAACAAAATAGCCAGTTATCAAAGCGGTACATAGTGGAACCAAAAAAAACAAAGCCATTTTTCCTAACCTCTGAAATCAAAGGTGTAACGTTGATATAAACAGATTAAATCTGTTGTTGACAATTGGTTTATTTTACCTCTCTGTAAGATTACCTTACAACAGAGTATGTAAAATAATCATGTAAAAAATTCATATTTGATAATCATCTGGTAAATTAGCTTAACGCTATTGTGCTGGCATCTGCCGAACGATATAGCATAATTACCTACTAAATTTAAGTTTTTGATTTAGACACTCAATGCTGAACATTCCTCAATTACTGGCAACTGAACTAGACCTTAAACTTTATCAGGTGCAAAATGCGCTGGAACTTTTAGCAGAGGGTGCAACAATCCCTTTTATTGCACGCTACCGAAAAGAGCGCACCAATGAAATGGATGAAGTTCAATTGCGTAATTTATCGGATAGGTATACATACTTAACAGAATTAGAAGAAAGAAAAGCGGTAATTCTAAATGCGATCGCCAATCAAGGTAAACTCACTGATGAACTAAAAGCGCAGATTACTTCTAGTTTACAAAAAACAGAACTTGAGGATTTATACTTACCATATAAACAAAAGCGCCGCACCCGCGCTACTATCGCCAGAGAGAAAGGTTTAGAACCACTGGCAGAATTTATTAAATCATTGAATGTGAAAAATCCTGTGTCTGCTTCTTTAGAAACAGAAGCAGCTAAATATATTTCGGAAACTCAAGGCGTAAAATCTGCACAAGAAGCGCTCAAAGGTGCATCTGATATCTTAGCGGAGGAAGTTGCCGAAAGAGCCGAATCAAGGGCATATATTCGGGATTACTTATTAGAATCGGGGATATTTACCTCTCGGATTAAAGATGAACATCCGGAAGGCACAACGAAATTTGAAATGTACCGCAACTATCAAGCTAAGGTGAAAAATATTGCACCTCATAATATCTTGGCTTTGTGTCGGGGTGAGGCAGAGGGAGTATTAAATTTTGAAATCGCCTTTGATGAAGATATCGTACTTTCCTACCTCGAATCTCAGGAAATTAAAACCAAAGTCCGTGCTATTCGCGATTTTTACCAAGGGATGATTAAAGATGCATTTAATCGCTTGATGAAAACTTCTTTAATGGGAGAAGTAATAGCCGAAAAGAAAGCCTACGCTGATTTTGAGTCGATTAAAACCTTTGAAACGAATTTACGGGAATTGCTATTATCTGCACCTGCAGGGATGAAGCCAACTTTGGCAATTGATCCTGGGTTTAGAACTGGGTGTAAAGTAGCAGTAATTAACCAAACAGGGAAATTTTTGGAATATCAAGCGGTATTTCCCCATCAAGCAGCAGAACAACGAACTAAAGCTGCACAAACTCTCAAAAATCTCATTGAAAAGTACAAAATTGAATTAATTGCCATTGGTAACGGTACAGCTTCCCGTGAGACTGAAGAGTTTGTCTCCCAAGTACTGCAAGCTATGGAACGCAAACCGACAAAGGTAATGGTAAATGAATCGGGTGCATCTATATATTCTGCTAGTAAAGTGGCACTAGAAGAATTTCCCGATTTAGATGTTACCGTACGTGGTGCCATTAGCATCGGTCGG contains the following coding sequences:
- a CDS encoding response regulator transcription factor, coding for MTAHILLVEDEVKLARFVELELNSEGYQVSVANDGILGLTLARDLSPDLAILDWMLPGLTGLEICRRLRATGNSMPVILLTAKDEVSDRVAGLDAGADDYVVKPFSIEELLARIRAHLRRTQETDEDVSQFEDLSLNRRTRQVFRGKRAIELTAKEFDLLEYLMSHPRQVFTRDQILEKVWGYDFMGDSNIIEVYIRYLRLKLEENKEKRLIYTVRGVGYSLRE
- a CDS encoding Tex family protein → MLNIPQLLATELDLKLYQVQNALELLAEGATIPFIARYRKERTNEMDEVQLRNLSDRYTYLTELEERKAVILNAIANQGKLTDELKAQITSSLQKTELEDLYLPYKQKRRTRATIAREKGLEPLAEFIKSLNVKNPVSASLETEAAKYISETQGVKSAQEALKGASDILAEEVAERAESRAYIRDYLLESGIFTSRIKDEHPEGTTKFEMYRNYQAKVKNIAPHNILALCRGEAEGVLNFEIAFDEDIVLSYLESQEIKTKVRAIRDFYQGMIKDAFNRLMKTSLMGEVIAEKKAYADFESIKTFETNLRELLLSAPAGMKPTLAIDPGFRTGCKVAVINQTGKFLEYQAVFPHQAAEQRTKAAQTLKNLIEKYKIELIAIGNGTASRETEEFVSQVLQAMERKPTKVMVNESGASIYSASKVALEEFPDLDVTVRGAISIGRRLQDPLAELVKIDPKSIGVGQYQHDVDQKLLKKKLDETVESCVNYVGVDLNTASKELLTFVSGITPAVANNIVTYRNENGAFKNRRQLLKVPKLGPKAFEQAAGFLRIRNGENPLDNTAVHPESYSVVEAIASDLNVPLNQVTQIAAKLQKANLKKYVTDTVGEPTLRDILSELEKPGRDPRAEFKYATFKEGITEIKDLQEGMELEGIITNVANFGAFVDIGVHQDGLVHISQLADRFVEDPKKIVKVGQVVKVRVLEVNEKLKRISLSMKAVRQG